Proteins encoded together in one Bacillaceae bacterium S4-13-56 window:
- a CDS encoding HAD family hydrolase has protein sequence MTKYKALFLDIDGTIVTPDETIEDSTKEAIAKVQQQGIHVFLATGRPLHEIQHITEQLQIDSLIGYNGALAIMDNQTIVNEPMDSSLINHYIKTAKKLGNEMVLYTDKLNIYTNIKAPVVKEFIKQFHLKQNEQLHIQTLDNILGISIIDVTDQEIQQYQTNETIYFSKVNVESIPSSYDVIRETVNKGISIKKLLEILGIPKESAIAFGDGMNDKGMLSNVGESFAMGNAHPDLIPYAKHQTTSVTESGIFNGLKSLGLL, from the coding sequence ATGACAAAATACAAAGCACTCTTCTTAGACATAGACGGCACAATCGTCACACCCGATGAAACCATCGAAGATTCAACAAAAGAAGCGATCGCCAAAGTCCAGCAACAAGGTATTCACGTTTTCCTAGCTACCGGAAGACCACTACACGAAATCCAACACATCACTGAGCAACTCCAAATCGATTCCCTTATCGGATACAACGGTGCACTCGCCATTATGGATAACCAAACCATCGTCAACGAACCCATGGACTCAAGCCTTATTAACCACTACATTAAAACAGCAAAAAAACTTGGCAACGAAATGGTCCTATACACAGACAAACTAAACATCTACACCAACATCAAAGCTCCCGTTGTCAAAGAATTTATAAAACAATTCCACCTAAAACAAAACGAACAACTCCATATCCAAACCCTAGACAACATACTCGGAATCAGCATCATCGACGTAACTGATCAAGAAATCCAACAATATCAAACCAATGAAACCATATATTTTTCAAAAGTAAACGTCGAAAGCATCCCAAGTTCCTACGACGTCATCCGTGAAACCGTCAATAAAGGCATTTCTATAAAAAAATTACTCGAGATTCTAGGAATCCCTAAAGAAAGTGCCATCGCCTTTGGGGACGGGATGAATGACAAAGGGATGCTCTCCAATGTAGGAGAGAGCTTTGCCATGGGTAACGCACACCCGGACCTTATTCCGTACGCCAAGCACCAAACAACTAGTGTCACCGAATCTGGCATATTCAACGGACTAAAATCACTAGGGCTGTTATAA
- a CDS encoding GNAT family N-acetyltransferase produces the protein MVEVRKAGEEDVKGIVRVCSEGYRHTYHELLPQKYIEQTISEFYNEKRVLNETLHVSEGWNGWYVAVDDGDVVGAGGGGFTGEGITELFVLYLDPSRKREGIGSKLLATITEEQAKRGAREQWVSVQKDNFMGIPFYEAVGFVYQGEQPTYSLPEEKGVVSLRYKREFVR, from the coding sequence ATGGTCGAAGTAAGAAAAGCAGGGGAAGAAGATGTGAAAGGAATTGTTCGAGTATGCTCGGAGGGTTACCGGCATACTTATCATGAACTTCTTCCACAAAAATATATCGAGCAAACAATAAGTGAATTTTATAATGAAAAACGAGTGTTGAATGAGACTTTACATGTGAGTGAGGGATGGAATGGATGGTATGTTGCAGTAGATGATGGAGATGTAGTGGGTGCTGGCGGGGGTGGATTCACAGGTGAAGGAATCACGGAGTTGTTTGTCCTTTATTTAGATCCATCCAGGAAGCGGGAAGGAATCGGAAGTAAATTGCTTGCAACGATTACGGAAGAACAGGCGAAACGTGGAGCAAGGGAACAGTGGGTGTCTGTTCAAAAGGATAATTTTATGGGGATTCCTTTTTATGAAGCAGTTGGTTTTGTATATCAAGGGGAGCAGCCAACGTATTCATTACCTGAGGAGAAAGGTGTTGTTTCGCTAAGATATAAAAGAGAATTTGTTAGGTAG
- a CDS encoding peroxiredoxin, which translates to MRSLAGHNESQFLHVNQIDPCRKTFCATRDDYAPNFSTEGFVNGEIQNFSLEYYTGKWTILFFYPSDFTFVUPTELAAVAALYPQFQQLNTEILAISTDSVYSHKVFQETSPSLKDVQFPMLSDRTLEISRAYRVLDEKTGAAFRATVFIDPEGIIVSKMVYPKEVGRNSYEILRLLQGIQYARETNTGVPVNWTPDKPEIQRKTRNIEKYKERRTTHEL; encoded by the coding sequence ATGAGATCGTTGGCTGGACATAATGAATCACAATTTTTACACGTGAATCAAATAGACCCATGCCGCAAAACATTTTGCGCAACTCGAGACGATTATGCACCCAACTTTTCTACTGAAGGCTTTGTCAATGGAGAAATCCAAAACTTTAGCCTAGAGTATTATACAGGGAAATGGACTATATTATTTTTTTATCCTAGTGATTTCACTTTTGTTTGACCTACTGAATTAGCAGCAGTTGCTGCTCTGTATCCTCAATTCCAACAACTAAACACTGAAATTTTAGCAATCAGTACAGATAGTGTCTATTCACACAAAGTTTTTCAGGAAACATCCCCATCCTTAAAGGACGTTCAATTCCCCATGTTAAGTGATCGGACCCTTGAAATTAGCCGTGCCTACCGAGTGTTAGACGAAAAAACTGGAGCTGCTTTTAGGGCAACGGTATTCATAGATCCAGAAGGTATCATTGTCTCGAAAATGGTATATCCAAAGGAAGTCGGAAGGAATTCCTATGAAATTCTACGACTACTTCAAGGAATCCAATATGCCAGAGAGACGAATACAGGAGTGCCAGTTAATTGGACCCCCGACAAACCAGAGATTCAACGAAAAACAAGGAATATTGAAAAATATAAGGAGAGGAGGACCACACATGAACTATAA
- a CDS encoding aminopeptidase — MSFEQILEKYAELAVKNGVNIQKGQELVITAPISSIEFVRMLTDKAYQAGALKVHYVWGDDELTLSRFTYAPEESFQEYPDWDVKKFEALCERGAAFLNVKVPNPDLLTNVDPEKVALDNKVTAQALAEYRNYRMNDKVSWTIVSVPSEAWATKVFPDVSKEEAVEKLWEAIFKMTRADLEDPVDAWQKHKDNLQEKATFLNEKKFKKLHYKGPGTDLTIEFHPKHLWLSAAAKHPNGVEFIKNIPTEEVYSLPLKTGVNGKVTSTMPLNYSGTLIEEFSLTFKNGKIVDFEAKKGYETLKRLLESDEGSHYLGEVALVSNNSPISQSGIIFYNTLFDENASCHLAIGKAYPTCLEGGTSMSKDELEAVGANDSLTHVDFMIGSGELDIDGITENGDTEQLMRNGLWVI; from the coding sequence ATGTCATTTGAGCAAATACTTGAAAAATATGCTGAATTAGCCGTTAAAAATGGAGTCAACATTCAAAAGGGACAAGAACTTGTTATTACAGCACCTATTTCATCTATTGAATTTGTCCGAATGTTAACGGACAAGGCCTACCAAGCAGGTGCCTTAAAAGTGCACTATGTGTGGGGGGATGATGAATTAACGCTGTCTCGCTTTACATACGCTCCGGAAGAAAGTTTTCAAGAGTATCCTGATTGGGATGTGAAAAAATTCGAGGCACTATGTGAAAGAGGAGCCGCCTTTTTAAATGTAAAAGTTCCTAATCCTGACCTTTTAACCAATGTGGATCCAGAAAAGGTTGCCCTAGACAATAAGGTAACAGCTCAAGCATTAGCCGAATACAGAAACTATCGTATGAATGATAAAGTTAGTTGGACCATCGTATCCGTACCATCCGAAGCTTGGGCCACCAAAGTATTTCCTGATGTTAGTAAAGAAGAAGCCGTTGAAAAGCTTTGGGAAGCCATTTTTAAAATGACGCGTGCTGACCTTGAGGATCCTGTAGATGCATGGCAAAAACATAAGGATAACCTTCAAGAAAAAGCCACATTCCTAAACGAAAAGAAATTCAAGAAGCTTCATTACAAAGGACCAGGTACCGATCTAACAATAGAGTTTCATCCCAAACACCTTTGGTTATCGGCTGCTGCTAAGCATCCAAACGGAGTGGAATTCATCAAAAACATCCCAACAGAAGAAGTTTACAGCCTTCCATTAAAAACAGGTGTGAATGGAAAGGTAACGAGCACAATGCCTCTAAACTATAGTGGGACACTCATCGAGGAGTTTTCCTTAACCTTTAAAAACGGAAAAATTGTGGATTTTGAAGCCAAAAAAGGCTATGAAACTTTAAAACGTTTGCTGGAATCCGATGAAGGATCCCATTATCTCGGGGAAGTTGCTCTTGTATCCAACAATTCACCAATTTCTCAATCCGGAATTATTTTTTACAACACCCTCTTTGATGAAAATGCTTCCTGCCACCTTGCCATTGGAAAGGCCTATCCAACATGTTTAGAAGGTGGAACATCCATGAGCAAGGACGAACTAGAGGCAGTTGGAGCTAACGATAGCCTTACTCATGTTGATTTCATGATTGGCTCAGGTGAACTCGATATTGATGGAATTACGGAAAATGGAGACACTGAACAACTGATGAGAAATGGATTGTGGGTCATTTAA